In Harmonia axyridis chromosome X, icHarAxyr1.1, whole genome shotgun sequence, a single window of DNA contains:
- the LOC123686279 gene encoding myosin light chain kinase A-like, which yields MRPIVDIKSRCFDISTETIGAGGFSLVKIAYNRGHKTPIALKICHCNSETEWLQSLNEICLLKKLVHTNIARINNYEITRFHVLIGIDKGESTLRQFISNEDVHRLRSYAISITSQIVNALNFIHCHKIIHGDIKPNNIIYTASSDNIRIQLIDFGLSHVVGRLDSSTPVNAGGTKVYLAPERLSHSIYNEQSDIFSAGIVFFELLFKLHPFYIEGENYVEFMKNKPDPKFPQGYQSQVSKEWLEILCSMLSYNPKNREEVRNNKLLKTKYEGISVDHQLEALNNIGKGEEAEKTEKYTDAAIHFMDASINLAISKHEADIQTKDFIASLDTQIISYRKKAFQSIHLFKHSFSQYKSTGGKSVYDEYYEYLMEVTASTPSLKHYLEIGYNAELYLCENKCECAFQNFMHALKYLNQVMPSEPTGDRKTIIGKKMLQWTNMAETLRSS from the exons ATGAGGCCTATCGTCGATATCAAATCAAGATGTTTTGATATCTCTACAGAAACTATAGGAGCTGGAGGATTTTCCCTGGTTAAAATTGCTTATAACAGA GGACATAAAACTCCAATTGCTTTGAAAATCTGTCATTGTaattctgaaactgaatggttGCAAAGTCtcaatgaaatatgtttattgaaaaagttagtacATACAAACATTGcaagaattaataattatgagATAACGAGATT tCATGTGCTAATTGGTATTGATAAAGGAGAGTCCACATTGAGACAATTTATATCAAATGAAGATGTTCATAGACTAAGATCCTATGCTATCTCTATCACGAGTCAAATTGTCAATgctttaaattttattcattgtcaCAAAATTATTCATGGGGATATCAaaccaaataatattatttacacTGCTTCTTCTGACAACATAAGAATTCAATTGATAGACTTTGG GTTGTCTCATGTTGTTGGTAGATTAGATTCCTCCACACCGGTAAATGCAGGAGGAACCAAAGTATATCTAGCACCCGAACGATTATCTCATTCCATTTACAATGAACAATCAGATATTTTCTCTGCTGGtattgtattttttgaattattattcaagCTACATCCTTTTTATATTGAGGGTGAAAATTATGTGGAGTTTATGAAAAACAAACCAGATCCTAAGTTTCCTCAAGGATATCAATCTCAGGTGTCTAAAGAATGGTTGGAAATACTTTGTAGTATGCTTTCCTATAATCCCAAAAATCGAGAAGAAGTGAGAAATAACAAATTGTTGAAAACGAAATATGAGGGGATATCAGTTGATCATCAGCTAGAAGCCCTTAACAACATAGGAAAGGGAGAAGAAGCtgagaaaactgaaaaatacacAGATGCTGCTATTCATTTTATGGATGCTAGTATAAATTTAGCAATATCTAAGCATGAGGCAGATATTCAAACTAAAGATTTTATTGCCTCTTTGGATACTCAAATAATATCATATAGAAAAAAGGCTTTTCAATCAATACATCTTTTTAAGCACTCCTTTTCTCAGTATAAATCTACTGGTGGCAAAAGTGTATATGATGAATATTATGAGTACTTAATGGAAGTAACTGCCTCTACTCCTAGCTTAAAACATTATCTAGAAATTGGATACAATGCAGAGCTGTACCTTTGTGAGAACAAATGTGAATGtgcttttcaaaattttatgcaTGCCTTGAAATATCTGAACCAAGTGATGCCTTCAGAACCAACTGGTGACCGTAAAACTATTATAGGAAAAAAA atgTTGCAGTGGACTAACATGGCTGAAACATTGAGATCTAGctaa
- the LOC123686276 gene encoding cytoplasmic FMR1-interacting protein: protein MAGTDRVSLSDAISNVDVLDELPLPDEQPCIEAQPCSVIYQANFDTNFEDRNGFVTGIAKYIEEATVHASLNELLEEGQEHAVMLYTWRCCSRAIPQPKSNEQPNRVEIYEKTVEVLAPEVNKLLNFMYFQRKAIERFSQEVRRLCHTEKRKDFVSEAYLLTLGKFINMFAVLDELKNMKSSVKNDYSTYRRAAQFLKVMSDSQTLQESQNLSMFLATQNKMRDTVKENLEKVPGYEELLADVVNICVHMFETKMYLTSEEKHMLVKVMGFGLFLMDSELCNINKLDQKKKLRLDRIDRIFKNLEVVPLFGDMQIAPFNYIKRSKHYDPSKWPLSSSSAPSPQADLMVHLPQIREDHVKYISELSRYSNEVTTTYKESGSDLENKETADLALRGLQLLSEWTSVVTELYSWKLLHPTDHHQNKDCPQEAEEYERATRYNYTDEEKFALIEVIAMIKGLQVLMARMETVFTDAIRRNIYFELQEFVQVILREPLRKAVKNKKDLIRSIIMSVRETCADWNRGFEASQDPALKGRKDPDGGFNIKVQRRNVGPSSTQLYMVRTMLESLIADKSGGKRTLRKDIDGQYLVLIDQFHKTSFFWNYLLNFSESLSKCCDLSQLWYREFYLEMTVGRRINKCTVRHHHNEECNDLITMDKRIQFPIDMSMPWILTDHILKTKEPSMMEYVLYPLDLYNDSALYALTIFRKQFLYDEVEAEVNLCFDQFVYKLSEQIFAYYKQLAASIFLDKRYRVECAALGAYLLPYPRANRYETLLKQRHVQLLGRSIDLNKLITQRINADMQKSLDFAISKFEAGDITGVMELDGLLQVNRLSHKLLSKWLALDDFDSMFGEANHNVLAPYGRVTLHVFWELNYDFLPNYVYNAATNRFTKYRGQIAFAPPVHRDKPAQMSHHYMWGSKPLNLAYTTQYAQYSGFVGPQHFHTMCKLLGYQGIAVVMEELLKIVKSLIQGNLLQFTKTLMEAMPKICKLPRYDYGSPGVLSYYHAQLNDIVQYPDARTELFHNFREFGNIILFCLLMEQALSQEEVCDLLQAAPFQNILPRPYCKEGEKPETKQKRLEAKYAALQIVTNIEKLGTAKQAMISREGDLLTRERLCCGLSIFEVVLNRLMTFLDDPVWVGVPPANGVINVDECTEFHRLWSALQFVYCIPVSENEFTVEEMFGEGLHWAGCTMIVLLGQQRRFEALDFCYHILRVQRVDMKDEVVKRISLKRMVDRIRRFQVLNSQIFAILNKFLKSGENDELSVEHVRCFPPPIHPSLNTQQHYHAPEHLRQC from the exons ATGGCTGGAACCGATAGGGTTTCTTTGAGCGATGCTATTTCTAATGTAGATGTGTTGGATGAATTGCCTTTACCTGATGAACAACCATGCATCGAGGCACAACCATGTTCAGTAATTTATCAAGCAAATTTTGATACGAACTTTGAAGACAGAAATGGCTTTGTTACTGGTATAGCTAAATATATTGAGGAAGCTACCGTTCATGCTAGTCTA aatGAGCTTCTTGAGGAAGGCCAAGAACATGCAGTTATGTTATATACGTGGAGATGTTGCTCTAGAGCCATCCCACAACCTAAATCTAATGAACAACCAAATCGtgttgaaatttatgaaaaaacagTGGAAGTTTTAGCACCTGAAGTAAACAAACTCTTGAACTTCATGTACTTCCag CGTAAAGCAATAGAAAGATTCTCCCAGGAAGTTCGTAGACTGTGTCATACTGAAAAAAGGAAAGATTTCGTTTCAGAAGCTTATTTATTAACCTTgggaaaattcatcaatatgttTGCCGTTCtggatgaattgaaaaatatgaaatctagtgtaaaaaatgattattctacATACAGAAG AGCTGCCCAGTTTTTGAAAGTCATGTCAGATTCCCAAACCCTTCAAGAATCTCAAAATTTATCAATGTTTTTGGctacacaaaataaaatgagaGATACGGTTAAAGAAAACTTGGAGAAAGTACCAGGCTATGAAGAGCTTTTAGCCGATGTTGTCAATATTTGTGTGCATATGTTTGAAACGAAAATGTATTTGACTTCTGAAGAGAAACACATGCTTGTGAAAGTTATGGGCTTTGGCTTGTTCTTAATGGATAGTGAGCTGTGTAATATTAACAAATTGGATCAGAAGAAGAAACTACGGCTAGATCGTATCGATAGGATATTTAAG AATCTGGAAGTTGTACCTCTATTTGGAGACATGCAGATAGCCCCTTTCAACTATATCAAAAGAAGTAAACATTATGACCCCAGTAAATGGCCTTTGAGTAGTAGTAGTGCTCCATCTCCGCAAGCAGACTTGATGGTCCATCTTCCCCAAATACGTGAGGACCATGTGAAATATATAAGTGAATTGTCTAGATATAGTAACGAAGTGACTACAACCTACAAGGAAAGTGGTAGTGATCTAGAGAACAAAGAAACGGCTGACCTAGCATTAAGGGGGCTCCAATTGCTATCCGAATGGACCAGTGTTGTCACCGAATTGTATTCTTGGAAGTTGTTGCATCCGACTGATCATCATCAGAATAAGGATTGTCCACAAGAGGCTGAGGAATATGAAAGG GCAACCAGGTACAATTACacagatgaagaaaaatttgcaCTGATCGAAGTGATCGCTATGATCAAAGGACTTCAAGTGCTCATGGCTCGAATGGAAACTGTCTTCACCGATGCTATCAGAAGAAACATTTACTTTGAATTACAGGAATTTGTACAAGTTATTTTAAGGGAACCTTTGAGAAAAGctgttaaaaataaaaaagatcttATAAGGAG TATAATTATGTCAGTGAGAGAAACTTGTGCTGATTGGAATAGAGGTTTTGAAGCATCTCAAGACCCTGCTCTAAAAGGTAGAAAAGATCCTGATGGTGGTTTCAATATAAAAGTCCAGAGAAGAAACGTTG GACCTTCATCAACGCAACTTTATATGGTACGAACAATGCTGGAGTCTTTGATTGCTGATAAATCAGGCGGAAAGAGGACTCTACGCAAAGATATTGATGGGCAATACCTCGTTCTCATCGACCAATTTCATAAAACGTCATTCTTCTGGAATTATCTGTTAAATTTCAGCGAATCTCTATCTAAGTGTTGTGATTTATCTCAGCTTTGGTACAGAGAATTTTACCTTGAAATGACAGTTGGACGTAGAATCAATAAATGTACAGTTCGGCATCATCACAATGAAGAGTGTAATGACCTGATAACGATGGATAAAAGAATCCAATTTCCGATAGATATGTCAATGCCATGGATTTTGACAGATCATATACTCAAAACGAAGGAACCTTCGATGATGGAATATGTATTATATCCCCTCGATTTATATAATGACAGTGCCCTTTATGCTTTGACTATCTTCAGAAAACAGTTTTTATACGATGAAGTTGAAGCTGAAGTCAACTTATGTTTCGACCAGTTTGTATACAAACTTAGTGAACAAATATTTGCCTATTATAAGCAGCTTGCGGCAAGTATATTTTTAGATAAACGATACAGAGTAGAATGTGCTGCATTAGGAGCTTATTTGTTGCCTTATCCTAGAGCAAATCGATATGAAACTCTACTAAAACAACGCCATGTACAACTATTAGGTCGATCTATTGATCTCAACAAGCTTATAACTCAGAGAATCAATGCTGATATGCAAAAATCTTTGGACTTTGCCATCAGTAAATTTGAGGCCGGAGATATCACAGGAGTTATGGAATTAGATGGACTCTTACAG GTCAATCGCTTGAGTCATAAATTACTGAGCAAATGGCTAGCATTAGATGATTTTGATTCAATGTTTGGAGAAGCTAATCATAATGTTTTGGCCCCTTACGGTAGGGTAACACTGCATGTTTTCTGGGAATTGAACTACGATTTTCTTCCAAATTACGTCTATAATGCTGCTACTAACAG ATTTACAAAATATCGTGGACAAATAGCTTTTGCACCTCCTGTACATCGTGATAAGCCAGCACAAATGTCGCACCACTATATGTGGGGTAGCAAACCTCTGAACTTAGCTTATACCACTCAGTATGCCCAATACTCAG GTTTTGTGGGTCCCCAGCATTTCCATACAATGTGTAAGCTATTAGGTTATCAGGGGATAGCAGTAGTGATGGAAGAGCtattgaaaattgtaaaaagttTAATTCAAGGAAACCTGCTCCAATTCACAAAGACCTTGATGGAAGCAATGCCTAAAATCTGTAAATTGCCTCGATACGACTATGGATCTCCAG gagTTCTTAGTTACTACCACGCCCAACTTAATGATATTGTTCAATATCCTGATGCCCGTACTGAACTCTTCCACAATTTCCGGGAATTTGGAAACATAATATTATTCTGTTTACTCATGGAACAAGCACTGTCTCAAGAAGAAGTATGTGATCTCTTGCAAGCCGCTCCATTCCAGAATATACTTCCTAGGCCGTACTGTAAAG AGGGTGAAAAACCTGAAACAAAGCAGAAGAGATTGGAAGCTAAGTATGCAGCATTACAAATTGTAACGAATATCGAGAAATTGGGAACTGCTAAG CAAGCTATGATATCTCGGGAAGGTGACTTATTAACAAGAGAGAGGTTATGCTGTGGGttgtcaatttttgaagttgttTTGAACAGATTGATGACTTTTCTCGACGATCCTGTTTGGGTAGGAGTTCCTCCAGCTAATGGCGTCATCAATGTTGATGAATGCACCGAATTCCACAGACTCTGGTCGGCTTTGCAATTTGTTTACTGCATACCTGTCAGTGAGAATGAATTCACTGTTGA AGAGATGTTTGGAGAGGGTCTTCATTGGGCTGGTTGCACCATGATTGTACTTTTAGGTCAACAAAGGAGATTTGAGGCTCTAGATTTCTGCTATCACATATTACGAGTGCAACGGGTGGACATGAAAGATGAAGTTGTCAAAAGAATC AGCTTGAAGAGGATGGTGGACAGAATAAGAAGGTTTCAAGTACTGAATTCACAGATATTCGCTATTCTTAACAAATTCCTAAAGTCCGGGGAGAATGATGAATTATCTGTGGAACATGTTAGATGTTTCCCTCCCCCTATTCACCCATCTTTGAATACCCAACAGCATTATCACGCACCGGAACATTTGAGACAATGTTAG
- the LOC123686277 gene encoding katanin p60 ATPase-containing subunit A-like 1 gives MNPREIADNLTLARENTMIGNYSNAEVLYIGAIEMLNRFMRTIVEPSPKTEWEEALKKVSLEYEGVKRLNQTLQNFRLKTKGDLPIGTRRLCRDEQPVRDDDPDVWPPPTPVEYSNIRGNGPSKSRISNVKKVETKKRDSRVVSSSTSSRRSEILKTKVTKKDERPSSSKSDRDRDQEPVVKTEKTDEPEEKKFECHGMDRELADTLERDIVQKNPNIKWDDIADLHEAKRLLEEAVVLPMLMPEFFTGIRRPWKGVLMVGPPGTGKTMLAKAVATECSTTFFNVSSSTLTSKYRGESEKMVRLLFEMARFYAPSTIFIDEIDSLCSRRGSESEHEASRRVKSELLIQMDGITANNEEPGKVVMVLAATNFPWDIDEALRRRLEKRIYIPLPSLEGREALLRINLREVKLDPEVNLADIAERLDGFSGADITNVCRDASMMSMRRKIFGLRADQIKQLPKEELDLPVTSRDFHEALMKNNKSVSSEDLQKYEKWMNEFGSS, from the exons ATGAATCCTAGAGAGATTGCTGATAATCTTACACTGGCTCGAGAAAATACTATGATTGGAAATTATTCAAATGCTGAAGTTCTTTATATTGGTGCTATAGAAATGTTGAATCGGTTCATGAGAACAATTGTTGAACCATCACCTAAAACGGAATGGGAAGAG GCACTAAAGAAAGTTTCACTGGAATATGAAGGAGTGAAAAGATTAAATCAAACTTTACAGAACTTCAGATTAAAAACAAAAGGAGATCTACCAATCGGAACTAGAAGACTTTGTCGAGATGAACAACCTGTTAGGGATGATGATCCAGATGTGTGGCCTCCACCAACACCTGTTGAGTACAGTAATATTAG AGGTAATGGACCTTCAAAGTCGAGAATATCTAATGTAAAAAAAGTGGAAACGAAAAAGAGAGATTCAAGAGTAGTTTCCTCATCAACTTCAAGCAGAAGATCTGAAATCCTGAAAACTAAAGTTACTAAAAAAGATGAACGTCCATCCTCATCAAAATCAGATAGAGATCGAGATCAAGAACCAGttgtaaaaactgaaaaaacagATGAACCAGAAGAGAAGAAATTTGAATGTCATGGTATGGATAGAGAACTTGCTGACACATTAGAGCGTGATATTGTTCAGAAAAATCCCAATATAAAATGGGATGATATAGCAGATTTACATGAAGCAAAGAGGCTCCTGGAAGAAGCAGTTGTGTTGCCAATGTTGATGCCAGAATTTTTCACTG GAATACGTCGTCCATGGAAAGGAGTGCTTATGGTTGGTCCTCCTGGCACAGGAAAAACTATGTTGGCAAAAGCTGTGGCTACAGAATGTAGCACAACGTTTTTTAATGTCTCTTCTTCTACACTTACATCGAAGTACCGTggtgaatcagaaaaaatggtcAGGCTCTTATTTGAAATGGCTAGATTTTATGCACCTAGTACTATATTCATTGATGAAATTGATTCATTATGTTCACGCAGAGGATCTGAATCTGAGCATGAAGCATCTAGGAGAGTCAAATCAGAACTTCTGATTCAAATGGATGGGATCACAGCTAACAATGAGGAGCCAGGAAAGGTTGTTATGGTGTTAGCTGCAACCAATTTCCCTTGGGATATAGATGAAGCTTTGAGGCGAAGACTAGAAAAACGAATTTATATACCTCTTCCCAGCTTAGAAGGAAGAGAAGCTCTcttaagaataaatttgagagaGGTTAAATTGGATCCAGAG gtGAACTTGGCAGATATTGCAGAAAGATTGGATGGCTTTTCTGGTGCTGACATCACAAATGTTTGTAGGGATGCTTCAATGATGTCAATGCgtcgaaaaatatttggtttGCGAGCAGATCAAATTAAACAGCTTCCTAAGGAAGAACTGGATTTGCCTGTAACCTCAAGAGATTTTCATGAAGCattaatgaaaaacaataaaagcGTTTCCAGTGAGGATTTGCAGAAATATGAGAAGTGGATGAATGAATTTGGTTCCTCATGA
- the LOC123686186 gene encoding uncharacterized protein LOC123686186, producing MVEKIKLDWTEESQEFQSPKRTCKHPNQLTQDPSNIATTNRFGILNVEAMETDTSALPDVAPENGKKMKICLPIIVISKIEDCRKFHNMLKKIVTNDNFTIRYYADETKIFINNHVDYTNLRKSFKVDDIKFYSFSPKEEKKKKIVVKAASFTSEEEIKERILSDYNMKSDDVSCLKMKGKNGQSHSFLVSVPKTTNLKELTKTKELDHIKLEWQRYSKKSKAPQCFRCQRFGHGSSNCLYI from the coding sequence ATGGTAGAAAAAATTAAGCTTGACTGGACCGAAGAAAGTCAAGAATTTCAAAGCCCGAAAAGGACATGCAAACACCCAAACCAGCTTACTCAAGACCCTTCCAATATTGCGACAACAAACAGATTTGGTATTCTTAATGTTGAAGCCATGGAAACTGATACCAGCGCCCTACCGGACGTAGCACCCGAAAACGgtaagaaaatgaaaatatgccTACCCATTATTGTAATCTCCAAAATAGAAGATTGCcgaaaatttcacaatatgcTGAAGAAAATAGTCACCAACGATAATTTCACCATCAGGTATTACGCtgatgaaacaaaaatttttattaacaatcacGTAGATTATACCAATCTGAGGAAATCATTCAAAGTGGatgatattaaattttattCCTTCTCCCCAAAAgaggaaaaaaagaagaagattgTGGTGAAAGCAGCAAGCTTCACCTCCGAAGAAGAAATTAAGGAACGGATATTGAGCGACTACAATATGAAATCCGATGATGTCAGCTGCCTAAAAATGAAAGGGAAAAATGGACAATCgcattcatttttggtatcagTTCCAAAGACAACTAACTTGAAAGAACTTACGAAAACCAAGGAACTCGACCACATTAAACTTGAATGGCAGAGATACTCGAAAAAATCTAAAGCTCCGCAATGCTTCCGCTGCCAACGGTTCGGCCACGGATCTAGCAACTGTTTGTATATATAA